The Pygocentrus nattereri isolate fPygNat1 chromosome 17, fPygNat1.pri, whole genome shotgun sequence genome window below encodes:
- the rwdd3 gene encoding RWD domain-containing protein 3, whose product MSEEVLDELSVLSAVFCGKDEFQVIEESAETGLVCRIHTLVQTDEKETPLNLTFHLPPGYPDAPPDVSISSSELSRKQCQELKEMVVNKARSLQARPMVHELVMWLQHNFSDLIATSDVLQRQNTADCEAEGVWTALLHLDHMRSKAKYIKLIEKWTAELRLTGRLFVGKPILILLQGERRSIKEYIHLQRTVKVDVDSSGKRCKEKMMSVLCEIPLSEDFERISTFEVKEALSLEDLRKEFDEVGALKLYQEFVPSLQ is encoded by the exons ATGTCTGAGGAGGTTCTGGACGAACTGTCCGTTCTGTCTGCGGTTTTCTGCGGAAAGGACGAGTTTCAGGTGATTGAGGAATCAG CCGAGACAGGCCTCGTGTGCCGCATCCACACGCTGGTACAGACAGACGAGAAGGAAACACCTCTAAACCTGACCTTTCACCTCCCTCCCGGGTACCCAGACGCTCCTCCAGACGTGAGCATCAGTTCCAGCGAGCTGTCCAGGAAACAGTGCCAGGAGCTGAAGGAGATGGTAGTGAATAAAGCACGCAGTCTCCAGGCCAGGCCCATGGTCCATGAGCTGGTCATGTGGCTTCAGCACAACTTCTCTGACCTCATCGCAACATCAGACGTCCTCCAGAGACAAAACACAGCAGACTGTGAAGCTGAGGGAGTCTGGACAGCACTGCTTCACTTGGATCACATGAGATCCAAAGCTAAATACATCAAACTGATTGAAAAGTGGACAGCAGAGCTGAGGCTCACTGGCCGACTCTTCGTGGGAAAGCCTATTCTGATTCTGCtgcagggagagaggaggagcaTTAAG GAGTATATCCACCTCCAGAGGACAGTGAAAGTTGATGTTGACTCATCAGGGAAACGGTGCAAAGAGAAGATGATGAGTGTTTTAtgtgaaattcctctttctGAGGATTTTGAAAG GATATCGACTTTTGAAGTTAAAGAAGCTTTATCTTTAGAGGACCTCAGAAAGGAGTTTGATGAAGTTGGAGCCTTGAAGCTCTACCAAGAGTTTGTTCCCTCGTTACAGTAA
- the LOC108442282 gene encoding cytochrome c-type heme lyase produces the protein MSSPLGTVKAEGLVMPGLGQAPQGCPMHQDAIKTAPPPGCPMHQASAKEHPKSVPDVPAHQERAYEFVECPMRAASGGKATAPDIDPANMMPPPNQHPSPGQPFSLSVKREESTIPRSSSGQNWVYPSEQMFWNAMLRKGWRWREQDISQKDMTNIIRIHNQNNEQAWKEILRWEALHLKECPCGPSLLKFGGKAKDFTPRARFRHWMGYELPFDRHDWIVDRCGKEVRYVIDYYDGGQGSSHTVLDVRPAFDSLEAVWDRMKVAWWRWTSS, from the exons ATGTCCAGTCCTTTGGGCACAGTCAAAGCAGAGGGCCTTGTAATGCCTGGCCTAGGCCAAGCTCCGCAAGGCTGCCCCATGCACCAGGACGCCATAAAAA ctgCACCTCCACCTGGGTGCCCAATGCACCAGGCATCAGCTAAAGAGCATCCAAAGAGTGTTCCAGATGTTCCAGCACATCAGGAGAGGGCCTATGAATTTGTGGAGTGTCCTATGAGAGCTGCCAGTGGAGGCAAAGCCACAGCACCCGATATCGACCCTGCTAATATG ATGCCTCCACCTAATCAACACCCTTCGCCCGGTCAacctttttctctgtctgtgaaAAGAGAGGAGTCTACTATCCCTCGCTCCAGTTCAGGTCAGAACTGGGTCTACCCCTCCGAGCAGATGTTCTGGAACGCTATGCTAAGGAAAGG GTGGCGCTGGAGAGAGCAAGACATCTCTCAGAAAGACATGACAAACATCATTAGGATTCACAACCAGAACAATGAACAGGCATGGAAGGAGATCCTGAGATGGGAGGCACTGCATTTAAA AGAATGCCCATGTGGACCTTCTCTTCTAAAGTTTGGAGGCAAAGCGAAAGATTTCACTCCAAGAGCCCGTTTTCGACACTGGATGGG GTATGAGCTTCCATTCGACAGGCACGACTGGATAGTTGACCGATGTGGAAAAGAGGTCAGATATGTGATAGACTACTACgatggaggtcagggatccagtCACACCGTCCTAGACGTCCGTCCAGCGTTTGACTCTTTAGAGGCGGTGTGGGATCGTATGAAGGTGGCCTGGTGGAGATGGACGTCCTCATGA
- the si:dkey-10f21.4 gene encoding TLC domain-containing protein 4-B encodes MEPLSLVVLLVSVGSFLSSQWLFHRGSPWLSERLTPAFLTLNHTQRTEWNSRAVSTVHALVVGLLCLYILLFDEAVKKDPVWGDPTLVKLNVGITTGYLISDLLLMLYFWDFIGEKYFVIHHLAALYAYYYVLNQGLLPYFANFRLLSEFSTPFVNQRWFLQVLGYHKLSKQSLVNGVAMAFSFFLVRIAVIPVYYSHMYSVYGTEAFYRLPLGARSAWLLCSLCLDVMNVMWMRRILRGCLKVLRSSRCQKATMKMGSRKMD; translated from the exons ATGGAGCCTCTGAGCCTGGTGGTCCTGCTGGTTTCGGTGGGCAGTTTCCTCTCCTCTCAGTGGCTGTTTCACAGAGGGAGCCCCTGGCTGTCTGAGCGGCTCACTCCAGCTTTCCTCACACTCAATCACACTCAGAGAACAGAGTGGAACTCCAG GGccgtttccactgtgcatgcCTTGGTGGTGGGACTCCTTTGTCTCTATATACTGCTGTTTGATGAAGCAGTCAAGAAGGACCCAGTCTG GGGTGATCCAACACTGGTGAAGCTGAATGTGGGCATAACCACAGGCTACCTCATCTCAG ATCTGCTGCTGATGCTCTATTTCTGGGATTTCATAGGAGAGAAGTATTTTGTCATACATCACCTTGCTGCTCTTTATGCCTATTACTATGTGCTG AATCAGGGATTATTGCCCTACTTTGCAAATTTCCGGCTGCTCTCGGAATTTTCCACCCCCTTTGTGAACCAGCG ATGGTTTCTTCAGGTTTTGGGTTACCACAAGCTTTCTAAGCAAAGCCTCGTGAATGGCGTAGCTATggccttctcttttttcctggtGAGGATTGCAGTCATTCCAGTCTATTACAGCCATATGTACTCTGTGTACGGGACAGAAGCTTTCTACAGGCTCCCCCTCGGGGCCCGCAGTGCCTGGCTCCTTTGCAGCCTCTGCCTGGACGTCATGAACGTCATGTGGATGCGCAGGATCCTCCGAGGCTGCCTCAAAGTGCTACGCTCCAGCCGATGCCAAAAAGCAACAATGAAAATGGGGAGTAGAAAGATGgactaa